The genomic interval TTGCCTCTTCTCTCCCAAACCTGGACTCACCTTGTTGAGAATCAAGTGTGTGTGAAACACAATGACTAATGCTTTAAGACTGACCAGACCCTGTTTGTCCCCAGAGTAGGGTATGTCAGAGCTGACTCCATccaagtattttcttttctattttcaaccAATTCTGGGGGTCTACACTTCTTAACGAAGATCGGACACCCGTGAGTTCAACTTAGCATAATGGAAACAGAAGTGCCCACTCCAACATGCCGTGGGATTAGTGTCCCCCTCACATGCAGTAGTGGGGGAAGGCTGAAAATTTTATCAGTCCATTTACGGTATATTTacaagaggaagggagaaatCACGGAGGgtagagagaggaggaaagaaaagaccgTGCTTCCTCCAACCACCCCTAAGATGATGGTATGCCTCTGGGAGAACACACAACACAGCCACCAGCAAACTGTTGGGACTGGTGGGGTGAGAGCGCTGGCTCCTCGGGGACCTCACCCAGGGAAAGCAGCAGAGCCCACCTACCTACCTGGAGCCCCGAGGCACAGAACAGCAGCTTCAGGGCCTGCCAAGTGGGACTGGTCTCCGCTGGTTCTGCCCGGGCAGCCAGGGGAACCTCATCCGGGGCCTTGGGCTCATTGCCAAACACACAAGTTTTCACCAGGGGGAAGCAGAGACCCCTACCTGGAGAAAGTACATAAGGTGAAACCGAAGCTTTCCCAGCACTTCACCTTCCCCACTGCTGCCAGCCCGCCCTGCCGCGCTTGCCAAAGCACATCCCCTTTGCACCGCCGGCCAACTCTCCTAATTTTTAATCTAGAGTAAGCACACTTCCCCCACCCTGTCCCCACACACCTGTTTCCAGGTAGTTCTTCCGCCTGAAGTACTGCACCAGCAGGTAGCCAGGCACCATAAAGCTTGCATAGCCAGCCGCGTTCACCAAAAAGCGGAAGAACCAGAGCTGAGTCCACGACTCCGGAGGGGCTTCGAGGTTCttctccccacctgcccccagggAGGGGAGCGCAGCCAGCACCACCACTGCCCACCACCTGCGGGCACGGCGGACAGAAAGATCAGAGTACAGCTCCTCACCCTCTGGGCCCTCCTGAGGGGACGACACTGGAGAAGGGCCCGGagcctcctccccgcccccctcaGCTGCAGCCCAGCACGGACAAagagcctctctctctcctggggcgggtggggggggggggggcggcgcgagccaggctgggctccctctgTCCCCAAGAGCGGACCCGCCCCTCCGGCCACACAGGTTCCCTCTGTTCCCTCCAGCGCCCGCCGGCCGCTCCGGTTGGAGGCGCGGCGCCCTCCAACCCCGCCCTCGGGGCTCCCGAAGCTCCAGGGTCCCTCCCGCGACTTCTCTCCCGATCCTCCTGGAGCCCCCGAGGAGCACAAGGCCACGGCGCATCCCCACCCGCGCAGGCTCCGGGCGGCTCTAGGCCGGCCACCGGCCCGGGAGCCGAGACCCCGCCCGGCCCCCCGCGCGCTCGGAGGAGCGGCGGTCACGTGTCGCGGGGCTCGGTCACGTGGGCTcgccgctccccccaccccctagtCCCCACCTGGGGTCCATGGTCCCGGCTGCGTGGGGCGGAGGGGGGCCGGGGACTGCGGGGCCCCGGGCCGCGCGCTCCCTCCGCTCCCACTGTGGCCTCCAGGAGCCACCGGCCAGCGGAAGTGCAACGCTCTTCCCGCCTCCCTCCCGCGGCCCCCACTCCGCCCCCGGCCGTGACCACGCAGCGCCCTGGGCCGCCGCTGTGCCATAGCGCCCCCTCGCGGCCCGGCGGGAGCCGCGGCTCAGCGCGCGGGAGCCCGGCTGCTGTGTCGCTGGGGAAGCGGTAGCTCCAGCCCGGTGCCGCCTCCGCTTCGTTATCGCCCGCAGCCCTGTCCACCGGTCTGGAGGTGGCGGTGACCACTGCCGTCCTAGGGACGCGGATATGGAGGTTCTGCATTCCAAGTATATTCCCGTTATGTTACCGTTTTAACATCCCCCTTATGTTACCGCTTCCCCGTTTTCTGGCAGGAAGATGTCTACTTGGTTTGGGGGCTTGGGCTAGCAGTTCTGTCCCCCCTATCCCCATGACCTTTGAGGATGTGCATGACCTGTCCCCCGTGTACCTCGGCCACTCATCCATTCCCTGCAGATTCCTACTGGCCTGCTCCCAGTTCTACTAAATCACCAAAAAACCTTTCCCCAGGGAAGCTCTCCCTGTCCCCTCcttaagcttcccaggtggctcagtggtaaagaacccacatgccaatgcaagtcgagacacaggagatgcaggttcgatccctggctcaggaagatcccctggaggaggaaatgacaatccactccagcattcttgcctggagaatcccatggaaaggagactggtggactacagtacatggggtcacagtcggacatgaccgagcaacagAGGACGTGTCCCCTAcccaggccttccctgaccaccaagTATGGCCCTCCACCCAGTCCATCGTTCTCCCTCCCACGAGCTTTTCCTTCCATTGCAACTTgcaattacatatttatttagatgtttatgattttaaacataaaaatctgTCTCACTCACTAGACTATAATCTCTAAATGGTCAGAAACTGTACTGCTTTATTCCCCAAATTCTATCACAACACAGACCTGACCTAATAGATGCCTCAAACATATGTGGAATGAGAGGAAAAAACATACAAAGCCACGCTCCCTCGTGTACTCTTCACAGGCTAGCCCTTCTCCCCAGGCTCTTCCAGGGCCGTGATGAGGCCTCCCACTTGCATCTTCtcactcctctttctcttcctccatcctCTGCATTTCCACAGAAAGGGCAAGAGTGTGGtctggacagagaggcctgaggaCCACCAGCCTCCCTACCCTCCCTGGCAAGGCCCTACACTGCTCAAGTAccaatttccttctctctgccgTCACCACAAGGTCACAGGACAGGTCTGTCTAGAAATCCCCAGTGCACACAGGCACGCACGCAGGCACACGCAAAacaactgggggtgggggtgggagttaAAAGTCTCTGCCGTTTTAGTGTCATGTTATTGAACTTCCCCTTCCCCAGAAGTTCAGGGCCTTCTGTGTGAAGTCTTTGAGCAACAGTGTTTCAGAGTCCTCCTTGGCAGAGAGCTGGAACCCTTCCAGAGCCCTGCTCACTCACAGTTCAGTATCTCTCCTCATTTGGGAGAGTCCATGTTGTCTTAACTGGCTGGCAGCTTCAGGCTGACCCCATGTGGGAAGAGATGAGCCCCACCATCTTCGACAGAGGTCAACAGGCTTCGCCCACACTGCCTGGGGCTTTGAGGAATCTTCTATCCACTCCGAAGCTCTTCCTTCCAGACTGGCTCTCTCACTTGGGATGGTTCCTCTCAGCTCAGGACTGTGCTGGCCCCAGGCTCTGGCCTTAGCAGTTCCCAGGACACACGGCCTGGGCCCAGACTGCAGCAGCTGTGTCTCCAGCTTCCAGATGGGAAGAGGGGGAGCATCCGGGGTCCGAGAGCCTGTCCCGGCTTCAGTCAGCACACAGCAGTGGCTTCCCAGAGATCTTCAGGTCGTCGAAGGGCAACAGGGCAAAGGGCTGAGGAAAGGAATGGAGAGAAGCAAGATTAGGGCCCGTGGACAGAGGCGGGAGCTGGGAGACCCATTAGGCCCTTTAATCCCCACCAAGTGATCCCTGAAGGACATCAGGGAGCAAATCTTCCTACTAATCCCCAAAACAGTGGTCCCTCAGGGCAACTGGGGGCTGTTTTTGCTTTCGTTTTGGGAGTGGAGGGTGGGAAAGGGCACTCACAAaacattttgaatttctttttacatcacatatttaaaaatgggaaagactCTACAGAAAATCTAGGTTtcatctctcttaaaaaaaaaaatccaagatctGGAAATACTGGGTCCGTCTTCCTCCTCTGCAAGAACCTGGTGAAGCTGAGTAGAGCAAGTGACCCTCAGACAAAAGACTGTCTGGTTTCCCGCAGGCCCTAGCACCTGGCTGTCCACACCCAGCCCGCTTTAGCTGCATGGCTCCTGCAGGAGTCCCAAGTTCGGGCCCGGGGTCCTGAGAACACAGGTTGAGAGAGTGGCAGAGTCGTGGATTACAACCCCAGGCTCCTAACTCCTTGGCCCTTTCAGCTGTGCTAGCTCCTGTCTCCACTAGGGATGTGGGAGGCCCTGGACAGCAGAGCTGAGTGTCCGCCTCTTACGTCCTCAGCCAGGTCCTGGGGAGTCTCATCCTCCACGTTTCGCAGCAGGGAGTCGGCACCTGCCTCGCACAGGGTGGACGAGATGCCGCTGAGGCCCCGGCCCGCCGCCAGGTGCAGAGGCGTGCACCCATTGAGCATGCGGGCGTCCACCCGGGCCCccgcctggaggaggaattgcACCAGACCCCGCTCCTGGGTCTCCACGGCCAGGTGCAGCGCTGTCTTCCCGCTCGTGCCCTCCTGGGGGAGAGAAGGATGTCAGCCAAGGCCCTCAGAGGAGGCATGCCTCTAAGAAGAGGGGCCCTgtgcctgggccctgggcccgGCAGCTCTCTGATGGGTCACCTCACCTGCACATCAATGTCAGCTCCGTTCTGAAGCAGCAGTTCCATGAGTGGCCGGTTCCTCTGCAGGGTGGCGATGTGGAGACAGGCCAGACCTGAGATGGGGTGAGGATGGGGGTTGCATCTACCAGCTCGCTCTCCCTTTCTTCAGGGACCTCCCTTACTCCTCAACCCCAAGGGACCCCCCCGCCCCGTCCCTGCCTACTCAGTGCCCCTGATCACAAGACTGTTAAAACACAAACCCAAAAAACCCCTCAAAAGTCTGGGGGGAAAGGAACTCAAAGTTTCCACCTTTTCAGTCATGTTATTGAAACTTTCACGCTTCGGGAGTCAGGTTGCTGAGTGACACCCCCCATacacacaccctcccccaccacatGCTGCCTCCCCTgtccgtgcacacacacacagtctttttGTAAAACTCTACCTGCCTTCAGGCCCCTTCTAAAAGTCACCTTCCTCAGAGCTCTAGGGATCctcaggcccccagcccctgaattaatgaatgaattaatgaactaATTCATTAGTTCGTTTTAAAACAGAGTGGTCAGGGAGACCCTCATGGAGCAgggacatttgagcagagacttgAAAGAGATGAAGGATGTGAATTTGCATCGAGTTTTTTAAGAAGAGGGGCACCCGGGCCAGCAAGGAGCTAGCACAAAGACTAAAAATCCCATcaagccccacccccacttcagTCCCCTCACGTAGCTCTCCCGTCCCCACAGCAGTGACTGCCTGTTAACCTGCCAGAGAACTCACTTCTTATGCTCATTGTTTGCCTCAGACATTATCTTGTTTTGCTCACAGACGCAAGTCTGGCTCCTACAATAATGTCTGGTACAGAGAAAGTTCTCAGtacatttttgttgaatgaattaatgagttcatctcatctctgtcgaactgaatatcttttttctttttttttataattgtatttattgatttgtttttggctgtgctggggtcttcgttgctgcacgggcttttctctagttgtggtcaaCAGGCGTTGCTCTGCTAGTTCCAGTGCTACGGCTTCTTACCGTGGTGGCTTCTACGGCTTCTTACCGTGGTGGCTTCTACGGCTTCTtaccgtggtggcttctcttgctgcggagcacaggctctagggcgcccGGACCTcggtagctgtggcacgtgggctcaacagttgcagttcccaggctctaaagcacagtctcagtagttgcgcttgggcttagttgctccacaacataggggatcttcctggatcagggattgaacccgtgtctcctgcactggcaggtggattctttaccactgagccactagggaagccccccaaactGTACATCTTGAAGGCAAAGTTGAGCTCTTCTGCTTAGCATATAGTAGGTTCTCCATAAATTCTAACCAGAatccattcattaattcactcCTTCATTCAACAAAGGTATTCTGAGTACCTGTGTGCTTAGAACTGGAGCTGCATCAATAGACAAGCTGTGGCCCTCCCTTCCCTGAAAGTGaggtccctgtctcctgtcccctcctcctcccatgggcCTTGAGGCCACCTGTACCTTGCCAGTTTTGCAGCTGGAGGTCCAAAGAGTGAGGTGGTCCTCTgcccggctctggctgcccctcCAGTAGGCAGCGGGCACAGGCCAGGTGTTGGCGCTGGCAGGCTACATGCAGGGCTGTGTCACCATGTCGGTCCTGCAGCACCCGGCTGGCCCCCTTCAGCACCAGGGCCCGAACTGCACCTGGCTGGTCCAGATGTACAGCCAAATGAAGTGCTGTCTGCAGGCACAAAGAGAGGGTCACAGGGTGGCTGCAACGTGCTGCAACCTCTGGGAACCTGCTGGGGTGGGCATGGGAATTGCCAGCAGCCAGCCCCTTCTCTGAGGACTGCCTATAAAGGCTATGGCTCTGGTCTTCCTTCTGTTGTCCCCTATCAAACTCTCGGGGCCCCAATTCTGGAGGTAGGGTAAGGCAAGTGGCCCTCTGCTATTCTTGAAGTCCCCTTAGCACCGCCCCTGTCCCCCCTACCCTGGAGAAAGGGCAGAGCCGGGGCAGGGAGGGACAGGGCGTGATGGTGATGGGGTGGGAGCAGAATCTAGCTTCTCATCCTCTGGGGAGGCCTGTTATCCTAGGTGAGGGGCTGAGGTCTCAGAGGGAGGCGACAGAGGCATCGGGCAGGCTCTGCCCGGCACACTCCTCCTTGAATGCTCCCTGCAGACATCATGTCCTGTACTAACACCTTCCCTGGCTGCTTCCCACAGACAGTGGTTCCCACAGCAGCCGGCATGTGTCTCTATCACGACTCTCGTCACCGTGCTGTGTCATTACGTGTTGACACGAGTCCTCTAGCCCAGGCTCGAGCACCTTGTGGGCAGGGTCTGATTCCtactctctctctgtcctcagcTTCTTGCCCAGTGTCTGGCATATGGTTCCCTGAGGGAGCAGCCAAAGGATGCTGTCTGGTGGCTGGGGATGGCTGCTGGGGCAGACATAGGTATCTGGGCTGAGCCCACCATCTCCACCCACCTGGTAAAGGTTGTTCTGAATGTCCAAGACTTCCTGGGGCAGCAGAGCCAGGCAATACAGCAGCACGGCGGGGGCCTCGTGAATCACTGCCAGGTGGAtcagcctgggaggcagaggcAAGGTTTGGGGTCAGGGCTCAGGCCAGACAGAGTGGGCTGGGGTTCTGGGGTTAGATGGAACACATCAATGTCTAAGTTGCCACCCAGAGGGTAGGTGCAGGAAGTGAGAGTTTGGGCCAGGAAGTGAGGGTTGCTGCGGGAAGCCAGGATCCTGAGGGTGGAAGCTCCAAGTTCCCATCTCTGGCCTTTGGGAGGGCCTTGGCTGAGTGAGAATGTGGGCAGGGTGCTGACGGGACAAGGTCCTTCCTGTCCACCCTGCCTACACCCCGCTCCCCCCTGGCCCCCTGGGGCCCCCACCAGGCAGCTGCAGCTCAAAGCCAAACTGAAAGCCGCTGGGGTAGCACAGAGGTGGTTTCCAGGGCTGGgctccccacctctgcccccctcaatggggagggcagagagggcaggggtggggtcacCCTCTGTCCCCTCATGAACACCTCCCAAAAGAGAGGAGACAGAAGCTCTTGGAAGAGGAGCAAGGAGACAGGGCAGCACCCCACCCTGCTGCCCTCCACGGGACAGCCAGAGGCCATTCTGCAGGGCCGGGCCGGGGCCTGAGCTGGGGCCCCACTCCTGTGTGTGCCTCTGCGGGGAGGACTGTGCAGTGCAGAAAATGTGTGCCTGGGGTGGGGGATAAAGAGGCTTAACCTGGGGCGGCCAGGAGGGGAAGTTCCAGCCCTGGGGTTTCCCCACGTCAGGTGGGGAAAATGAAAGCCAGAGCCAGAGGGTCTAGGCCGGGGCGGGCAGCTGCTGGGGCATTCGTCAGGGGGAAGCCTGGCTGAAAGACCCgtctgggctggggagggggctgcttgGGGCAGGAGGGGGGGCGGGCTTTGGTGGCTGGCGAGGCCCAGGAGAGAGTgacggagggagggagggaggaaccgCGCTGGAAATCCCCTCGGCCAGGGCCTGCTCTCTGGTCACATTCCTGCAGccacctccctctctccctcagtctccctcctcccacttcctctTCCCATTTCCATATGTCCACAGCCCAGACACCTCCGGAGGGAAGAAAGCGCCGCTCCTCTCAGGGAACCCCCTGGGGGGTCTTGACACCTCCCTCCCCCCCAGCACCAGGTCTAGATTCCACATCTGTCTCTAACTAGAGGCGATTAAAGCTGGGGCTGAGAGGCTAAGCAAGAGGGGCAGGGCCGAAGCCTCCACTCCCTGGGTCAAAGGTCAACCACAGGTATTCTGCACGGAGCCCGCACAATCTTGGTTGTGGGCCTGAGGGCTGGTGATCTCTAGGCACAGAGGACAAAAAGGCCTAGGGTCACCCAGTGGGTCCAGAGTGTGTCTCTGTCAGAGGCCACCCAGGACCTTTGCATCTCCAAAAAAGCAGATCAAGACAGATGgctcctgccttctcctcccagtTCATTCCAGCAGCCCAGATCCAGGACCTCAGCCCCCCTCCACTCTGTTTCCCATCCCCAAATCCCAGCCACCCCCTCTCTTGTCCATCTTTTCTTCCTGAGGGGCAAATCCTCACCTGGCCAGCCCCTACCACACAACTGCCTCTTACTTCACCTGCCTCTCTGACCACCCCTCCCCCCGGCCCTGCCCGGGCCCAGTCTCCACCAAGCTCCACCTGGGCCTGAGGAGGAAGGATGAAGTGAAGGGGTCACACAGGACAGTGAGGGGGATTTGCAGGGCTCAGGAGGTGGAGAGTGTCGGTAAGGCTGACTCTAGCCCTCACTTCCCCTTTCTCAACAGAGGAGGAAGTTAGCTGGAGTAACCAGGGCAAGAGTGCCCCAGCCTGGCTTACTTACTCCACAGGCCAGCCTCAGCCATGCACCCCTGGCAGCACCTCGGACCCTAGCTTCCTGGGCCCACTGGCAGCCTGTCACTGGCCCCTCTTGTTCTTTGAGACAGGGCATTCTGAGGTCAGAGGCCGGGAATCCCAGATATTAAGCAAACAAGGATGCCCTGTCCTCCAgcgagaaaaacaaaacaaaacaaaacaaaactgggctGGTCAGGGGAATTTTCTCTTCCCCGGGATGGGTTACTGGTAGATTTCCAAGATGCTAGCTGGGGTTCCAGGTGCCTGGTAAGGGCCCTGCCAAAAGGTGGGGCAGACAGAGGATGCCAGGTCCTCTGGACTGGGTCTGGCTACAGCTCAAAAGTGGGTTGAGAGTTCAGTTTGAAAGAGAGAGTGGGGACCGCCCCTTCCAGAGCTGGTGCCTTTAGGGATCCCCACATAGGGAATGCCCGGCCTGTTGCGGCTCCTGGGGAAGGCCCCGAGTTGGCAtcgggagggaggaaggggtccTCTCTTAGCCTAGCCCCCATACTCACGTGTCTCCGTCCTCGGAAATGTACGTGAGTGCTTCCAGCTGCTGAGGGCTCAGCGCCCCGGCGACGGGGAGCGGTGAGTCTGGAACTGCGTCCTCGGTCCTGGGGTCTCCCGACAAGGACAGGGGCTCGGTGAGTGATGAGGAGCCGTAGGTGGAGTCAGCCCGCTCCCCGTCCGTGTCTTCCTTCTCCTCTGGCTCCTTGGCGGTTCCCGGAGAATGAATCCAGGGCTGGGGGCCCCCGCCGTCTGAGGGCCCCGAGGCTGGGCGCGGGGTGGACTCGGGCAGGGAGCGCAGGGAGCGCAGAGACTCGATGCCCGAGTCATACTGGCTTTCATCGGTCTCGTCCGGCCCCTTCCGCGCCTCCGACATCCCCGCGGCGCCGGCCCGCCGGGCCCGGTCCCAGCAGGATCCGACTCCTCGCCGCCTTTCCGGGTTGCAGGTCCGCCTCACAGAGCGGGTGAGGGACCCGAAATGGCCTCCTTCCCGGGCTGCGGGGGGGCCCTGAGGGGCTCGGCGAGAAGCGTGGACGAGGTTCGGAGCGGCGGCGGGGTCCGCGGCAGCCGCTACTCGGGGCAGCTGGGCAGCCCAGTGAGACGCGCTCGCTCGCCCCGCCCTCAGGCCCCGTCCCCGGCAGGCGCCGCGCTTCCGGACGGAGGCCCCGCCCTTCGGAATCCCCCTTACCCCGCCCTCTGCTTTGGCTCCGAGTCAGGGGTTCCCCGGTCCTGACTCACTCTTGCGTTaactcacccattcattcattcatccaatcgtccattcattcactctttccCCCTCCCTTCATTCCATGTATTAATTCCatgcattctttctttccttccttcacttcctctgttttcttcattcattttcccattcatttattctttcgtTTAAGAGGAACATATGTTAATCATCTGCACAAGCTGGGCGTCTTCTGGGGAgggcaggtgggaggtgggacGGGGAAGCGTTGCTACCTGTCCCCGGCCCACTACTCTcaatttctcttgcttttcccggAGACAAAGGGGACACCCATGTCTTTAAAGGAGTTCTCCCTTTGGGTTCTGGATACAGAGTCTCCTGTGTCAGTTTTTCAGATCACATAGAATTGGACATGAGGATGTGCTTTTCGCAAGTGGTTTTTCTGTTGAAAAGACTGTGGTCTAAAAAAGCAGAGTGGTCATTCCTCACAGGGATGAAATTCTGGTCTCAGACAGTAACAGCATCTGGTTGGGCAAGTGTAGTTCCTCATGGCGGGGCCAGGATGGGGAGGCCCCAGACATTCTGGGCAGCACTCTGCTGAGGTCCCCTTGGCAGCCTCAGCCCTAATACCAGGACATCTTTTCCCCTTCCCCATCCCTATTTTCCCTGGGCCTAGCCTCAGGAGGCTGTAGGCAAATCCCACCCATGTGGGATCAGCTGCCCAAGATTTATCCCCTACCCCAAGTTCCAGAAATGCTCTTAGAAAAATCACCCCCAAGAAAACATCTCCCTTTCCCAATTCTGGCTTTGAAGGAAGGAAGCTGGGGTGTGAACACGCAGCTACTAACCAgtttccctcccaccctccccatgAAACCtcattttattcatccatttgaTAGACACATAAGGAGCTTCTTCTATATGCCTGACATTGTTCTCTCTGTTGGGAGCAAAACGGAGGCTCACAGTAACAGTAATAACCAACAACTACCATCCCCCGTCCCgctccaaacaaacaaacaaacaaacaaaaaacctgtcCCATGGTTCCAGCCTTCAAAGTCCCCTAGCAGTTACAACACAGAGTGATTGGGCTAAGATAGGAGTGAGAACAGGATGCTGGAGGGGTACAACATGGGGCCAACTACCCAATGGGGTGAGCGGTAGAGGGGGTTCCATTTGATTTGGAAATGGGAAGGGAAGAGGGCTGGGAAGAAGTACCTAGTCTCTGGGAAGGGGGTgagtggagggagaagggagatgggaggacagATGGGAGGAGGTGACCCACTGGTCTCCATCCCCCACTGAAGGCTGGAGTGGGGAGGATGTTTTGAGCATGAGAGGGTGAAGAGCCATGAGGGGAAAGCCCAAGGAAAATGAGGCATCTCCTTCCCTTGGGGTCACTGTGACTTCAGACATCCTCAACTTCCTCCCCTGACCTGTTCCTCTCCCAATCTCAAAGGCTGGAGCAAAAATACAAACCTTAACCACTTCAAaatcatctccattttaaagctgggaagctgaggcccagaaaggtgacttgacttgcccaaggtcaaacaATCTGAAAGTGTAGAGCTGTGTTTTCCTGTTCCTGATacacaactttaaaaatgttttcagtgagggacttccctggtagtccaaagGTTAAGACTTTGAGCTGC from Bos indicus isolate NIAB-ARS_2022 breed Sahiwal x Tharparkar chromosome 23, NIAB-ARS_B.indTharparkar_mat_pri_1.0, whole genome shotgun sequence carries:
- the NFKBIE gene encoding NF-kappa-B inhibitor epsilon, yielding MSEARKGPDETDESQYDSGIESLRSLRSLPESTPRPASGPSDGGGPQPWIHSPGTAKEPEEKEDTDGERADSTYGSSSLTEPLSLSGDPRTEDAVPDSPLPVAGALSPQQLEALTYISEDGDTLIHLAVIHEAPAVLLYCLALLPQEVLDIQNNLYQTALHLAVHLDQPGAVRALVLKGASRVLQDRHGDTALHVACQRQHLACARCLLEGQPEPGRGPPHSLDLQLQNWQGLACLHIATLQRNRPLMELLLQNGADIDVQEGTSGKTALHLAVETQERGLVQFLLQAGARVDARMLNGCTPLHLAAGRGLSGISSTLCEAGADSLLRNVEDETPQDLAEDPFALLPFDDLKISGKPLLCAD